A region of Elusimicrobiota bacterium DNA encodes the following proteins:
- the queG gene encoding tRNA epoxyqueuosine(34) reductase QueG — MTSAAAERVRALAQDLGFDRVSFTGAESALEDGERLDSWSREGKGAGMAWLTRDPTRRASPRAFLTEARSVISLAVSYRAGPLPPAPGQAYGRVARYAWGADYHPVIEARLERFKAALVREFGGVVARPSVDAQPFLERAFARRSGLGFIGKNTNLIIPGVGSVLFLANLVVNLELPSEPAQPQGCGSCAACAERCPTGALDTPFSLDARLCVAYHTIENRGWIPRELRARFGDWVFGCDDCQDVCPFNARPLEARWPEFSSDQGSGPWLGLKDILRLRTPEAFRSRFAGTPLWRAKRAGLVRNACLAAAHREAWESLKDDLLGVLREDPEPMVRGHAAWSLGQSREGWARAALKSARRSETDALVLREIELGVEGKP; from the coding sequence ATGACGAGCGCAGCGGCGGAACGGGTGCGCGCGTTGGCCCAGGACCTCGGGTTTGACCGCGTGTCGTTCACGGGGGCGGAATCCGCGCTGGAAGACGGAGAGCGGTTGGATTCTTGGTCCCGGGAGGGCAAGGGCGCGGGCATGGCCTGGCTCACGCGGGATCCGACCCGGCGCGCGTCCCCGCGGGCGTTTTTAACGGAGGCTCGGTCGGTCATTTCCCTGGCGGTTTCTTATCGCGCGGGGCCCCTGCCTCCCGCCCCGGGCCAGGCCTACGGGCGGGTGGCCCGCTACGCCTGGGGGGCCGACTACCATCCGGTGATTGAAGCCCGTTTGGAGCGGTTCAAAGCGGCGTTGGTTCGGGAGTTCGGCGGCGTGGTCGCCCGACCCAGTGTGGACGCCCAGCCTTTCCTGGAGCGCGCCTTTGCCCGCCGATCGGGTCTCGGCTTCATTGGAAAAAACACCAACCTCATTATCCCCGGGGTTGGATCCGTCCTCTTCTTGGCCAATCTGGTGGTCAACCTGGAGCTCCCCTCGGAACCCGCCCAACCTCAAGGGTGCGGGTCTTGCGCCGCCTGCGCGGAGCGCTGTCCGACGGGGGCGCTGGACACCCCTTTTAGTTTAGATGCCCGCCTCTGCGTCGCCTACCACACCATCGAGAATCGAGGCTGGATCCCCCGGGAACTTCGGGCTCGGTTCGGGGATTGGGTTTTTGGGTGCGACGACTGTCAGGACGTTTGTCCCTTTAACGCGCGGCCCCTGGAGGCTCGATGGCCGGAATTTTCCTCGGATCAGGGGTCCGGTCCTTGGTTGGGTCTTAAGGACATCCTTCGGCTCCGGACCCCCGAGGCCTTTCGCTCCCGTTTCGCCGGCACGCCGTTGTGGAGGGCCAAGCGCGCGGGGCTTGTCCGGAACGCTTGTCTGGCGGCCGCCCATCGCGAGGCGTGGGAGAGTTTGAAGGACGACCTTCTCGGCGTTTTGCGTGAGGACCCCGAGCCCATGGTGCGGGGACATGCCGCCTGGTCTCTGGGGCAATCGCGTGAAGGCTGGGCGAGGGCCGCTCTGAAGTCGGCTCGGAGGAGCGAGACGGACGCTTTGGTTCTCCGGGAAATTGAACTGGGGGTGGAGGGAAAGCCGTGA
- a CDS encoding SAM-dependent methyltransferase, with the protein MSSLDEIVRAEVRRRGRVTFAEFMGWALTHPTHGYYMTKIRTGRGGDFVTNVQAGPLFGRLLAESFVEMWDALGSEKFTLVELGGSDGSLAESVLRALEEMGRDRRVTLHVVEASPVARQAARRRLSRYGRVQLHACLEEMEHTAGVEGCVYSNEFFDALPFHRVRWKEGRLWELWVEEAGGKLFERPGPLSPGVAEAFNGSGVTLGGRPGSGGLSGDGGRGGGSFPGSLSGFCFHRRLWGSGPGTGGGPSAPRDPANLRPPRRGGRCLFRNRRAGHHRPRGFHPAGAVGASAGADPLGLRPAGGLFSSGRGAGVADRRRGSGRGRAAPGGEADSTVGPSARFRRRFPGFDPGQKCGGRHAVRLTGEPGSTSLFRKRENGTF; encoded by the coding sequence GTGAGTTCCTTGGATGAAATCGTTCGGGCGGAGGTCCGCCGTCGGGGCCGGGTGACCTTTGCCGAATTCATGGGGTGGGCCCTCACCCATCCCACCCACGGTTACTACATGACGAAGATCCGCACGGGCCGCGGCGGTGATTTCGTCACCAACGTCCAGGCGGGCCCGCTTTTCGGGCGGCTTCTGGCGGAAAGTTTCGTTGAAATGTGGGACGCCTTGGGGTCGGAAAAATTCACCCTGGTGGAACTGGGCGGATCCGATGGATCGTTGGCGGAATCGGTTCTTCGGGCCTTGGAAGAAATGGGCCGGGACCGCCGGGTCACTCTTCATGTGGTGGAAGCCAGCCCCGTGGCGCGCCAGGCCGCCCGCCGACGGCTTTCCCGTTACGGTCGCGTTCAACTGCATGCCTGTTTGGAGGAAATGGAACACACGGCCGGGGTGGAAGGCTGTGTTTATTCCAATGAATTTTTTGACGCCCTCCCCTTTCACCGCGTCCGATGGAAAGAGGGCCGTTTGTGGGAACTTTGGGTCGAGGAAGCCGGAGGAAAGCTCTTCGAGCGGCCCGGTCCCCTTTCCCCGGGCGTGGCGGAGGCATTTAATGGGTCGGGCGTGACCTTGGGGGGAAGACCAGGAAGCGGAGGTCTCTCTGGCGATGGAGGACGCGGTGGAGGAAGTTTCCCGGGTTCTCTCTCGGGGTTTTGTTTTCACCGTCGATTATGGGGGAGCGGCCCTGGAACTGGCGGGGGACCTTCGGCCCCGCGGGACCCGGCGAACCTTCGCCCGCCACGACGTGGGGGACGATGCCTTTTCCGAAATCGGAGAGCGGGACATCACCGCCCACGTGGATTTCACCCGGCTGGCGCGGTTGGGGCAAGCGCGGGAGCTGATCCCCTTGGTCTACGCCCGGCAGGGGGCCTATTTTCTAGCGGCCGGGGAGCGGGTGTTGCGGACCGCCGTCGAGGAAGCGGACGAGGAAGAGCGGCCCCGGGTGGCGAAGCAGATTCAACAGTTGGTCCATCCGCACGCTTTCGGCGGCGCTTTCCAGGTTTTGATCCAGGGCAAAAATGCGGGGGGCGTCACGCTGTCCGGCTCACAGGTGAGCCGGGTTCAACGTCTCTTTTTAGAAAACGAGAAAACGGCACCTTTTGA
- a CDS encoding alpha/beta fold hydrolase: MKRFLWTAALAFWGWTLRGAEPFDVAVEGPTRGDPLILQGNFTAPASSGAPVLVMIHGVGSTRAEWAPLVRQAAGRGWGALAFDLRGHGRSRATLAGKTVDYEEPRNGRNPAFWETFPGDLEQVIAALEKKTGVAQGQIVLVGASLGANVALDVAARVKGFRALVLLSPGLEYAGINAEGPMAALATPTLLIAAEPDLYAFTSGERLRTLAPPDLLTWKPLVMGTPQGAHGTQLFDGHLEGKILDWIARPPVKKAAPKKSPAKVKRCRFLVF; encoded by the coding sequence ATGAAACGATTCCTATGGACGGCGGCACTGGCGTTTTGGGGATGGACCCTGCGGGGAGCGGAACCTTTTGATGTCGCCGTGGAGGGGCCCACCCGGGGCGATCCCTTGATTTTACAAGGAAACTTCACCGCGCCCGCCTCGTCGGGAGCCCCCGTCCTGGTCATGATCCACGGAGTGGGGAGCACCCGGGCCGAATGGGCCCCGTTGGTCCGCCAAGCCGCGGGCCGGGGGTGGGGCGCCCTGGCCTTCGACCTCCGCGGACACGGGCGAAGCCGAGCGACCCTGGCCGGGAAAACGGTGGATTACGAAGAACCCCGAAACGGACGCAACCCCGCCTTCTGGGAAACTTTTCCGGGAGATCTGGAACAGGTGATTGCCGCCCTGGAAAAAAAGACCGGGGTGGCTCAGGGCCAAATCGTATTGGTCGGCGCGAGTTTAGGAGCCAATGTGGCCCTGGACGTGGCGGCGCGCGTGAAGGGCTTCCGCGCTCTGGTCCTTCTTTCTCCGGGGCTCGAGTATGCGGGGATTAACGCCGAGGGGCCCATGGCGGCGCTCGCCACCCCCACCCTCCTCATTGCCGCGGAACCCGACCTCTACGCTTTCACCAGCGGCGAGCGGCTTCGCACCCTGGCGCCCCCCGACCTCTTAACCTGGAAACCCCTGGTGATGGGAACCCCCCAGGGCGCCCACGGCACCCAGCTTTTCGACGGGCACCTCGAAGGAAAAATCTTGGACTGGATCGCCCGGCCGCCCGTCAAAAAGGCTGCCCCCAAAAAGTCGCCGGCCAAAGTCAAAAGGTGCCGTTTTCTCGTTTTCTAA
- a CDS encoding CHASE domain-containing protein, whose translation MKRRTRWVLSSAWALAVITLMAATARYLRDSVNNVFLLRSAGVSQRAHSSLQESLERQVGNLGDLAEGLGQDAGLDETSFQEKAVRFLRDAPMFSAVTFLNEKFNREWVFPFSATQGTLGTEMKTHSDASATAQRSIETGRPAASGLVSLLQGGAGILVYAPVFRSALWGGLVEGPVQIARVAMDLIEPSVGLGFHYAIIDERQGREIYSTLTPADRARTPAYDAYFTLPMADRNWWVVLHPPTTPPALAIVAGALSAEAVMGALIYYLWRRRR comes from the coding sequence ATGAAGCGGCGAACTCGCTGGGTGCTGAGTTCCGCCTGGGCCCTGGCGGTAATCACGTTGATGGCGGCCACGGCCCGCTATCTTCGGGACTCTGTCAATAACGTCTTCCTTCTTCGTTCGGCCGGGGTTTCCCAACGGGCGCACTCGAGCCTGCAAGAATCCCTCGAAAGACAGGTGGGGAATCTCGGGGATCTGGCGGAGGGATTGGGTCAGGACGCGGGGTTGGACGAAACCAGTTTCCAGGAGAAAGCCGTGAGGTTTCTGCGGGACGCCCCGATGTTTTCCGCGGTCACCTTTCTAAACGAAAAATTTAACCGGGAATGGGTGTTCCCTTTTTCCGCCACCCAAGGAACCCTGGGAACCGAGATGAAAACCCACTCGGACGCTTCGGCCACGGCCCAGCGATCCATCGAAACGGGTCGGCCCGCGGCATCGGGACTGGTGAGCCTCTTGCAAGGCGGCGCGGGAATCCTCGTGTACGCCCCGGTGTTCCGGAGCGCCCTCTGGGGAGGCCTGGTGGAAGGACCCGTCCAGATCGCGCGGGTGGCCATGGACCTGATCGAACCGTCGGTCGGGCTTGGGTTCCACTACGCCATTATCGACGAGCGCCAGGGCCGGGAAATCTATTCCACCCTGACGCCTGCCGACCGCGCCCGGACGCCGGCGTACGACGCCTATTTCACCTTGCCCATGGCGGACCGAAATTGGTGGGTGGTGCTCCACCCCCCGACGACGCCTCCGGCCCTGGCCATCGTCGCGGGGGCGCTCAGCGCCGAAGCGGTGATGGGCGCGTTGATTTATTATCTCTGGAGGAGGCGGCGATGA
- a CDS encoding FIST C-terminal domain-containing protein, which produces MKWASALSAERRLESAIKEAAATVKQQLGGAAPDFAALFVSRSFAGRYEEANALLADRLPSRVLIGASAAGVIGDGRELESKPGVSLTAAVLPDVKLRAFSVQDEDLPDLDDSPRSWEKLVGVRAAENPQFVFLADPFSIRLDHFLPGMDFAFPKAAKVGGAASGATEPGKNALYLNTLCLRSGLVGVAMTGNLEVETIVAQGCRPIGKPLHITECKENALISVEGKPPVEILQDLFKGLPDRDRQLMKQALFVGIAMTSSQEQLKPGDFLIRNIIGVDNETGALAVGSPLRQGQTVQFHLRDARSSTEDLRAVFHQAGTAKMETRGALLFSCVGRGQALFGEPNHDSGFFRQNVGPVPLGGFFCNGEIGPVGGTTYLHGYTSCFGLFRPKK; this is translated from the coding sequence ATGAAATGGGCATCCGCTCTTTCGGCCGAGCGACGGTTGGAATCGGCCATCAAAGAAGCGGCGGCGACCGTCAAGCAACAGCTGGGCGGGGCGGCGCCGGACTTCGCGGCCCTTTTTGTCTCCCGGTCCTTTGCGGGCCGGTATGAAGAGGCGAACGCCCTGTTGGCCGATCGCCTCCCCTCCCGGGTCCTGATCGGGGCCAGCGCGGCCGGCGTCATCGGCGACGGGAGGGAACTGGAATCCAAACCTGGCGTCAGCCTGACCGCCGCCGTGCTTCCGGACGTGAAACTCCGCGCGTTTTCCGTTCAAGACGAGGACCTGCCGGACCTCGACGATTCGCCCCGCTCCTGGGAAAAATTGGTGGGAGTTCGCGCCGCGGAAAACCCTCAGTTCGTTTTCCTCGCCGACCCTTTTTCCATCCGCTTGGACCATTTTCTTCCGGGAATGGATTTTGCCTTTCCCAAAGCCGCGAAGGTGGGCGGAGCGGCCTCCGGAGCCACGGAACCGGGAAAGAATGCCCTCTACCTGAACACCCTTTGCCTGAGATCTGGCCTCGTGGGCGTGGCCATGACGGGGAACCTGGAAGTGGAAACCATCGTCGCCCAGGGTTGCCGCCCCATCGGGAAACCCCTCCACATCACGGAATGCAAAGAAAACGCGCTGATTTCCGTCGAAGGAAAACCCCCGGTGGAAATCCTGCAGGACCTTTTCAAGGGACTCCCCGATCGGGACCGACAGCTGATGAAACAAGCGCTCTTTGTCGGCATCGCCATGACCTCCTCCCAAGAACAACTAAAGCCGGGAGATTTCCTGATCCGGAACATCATCGGCGTCGACAACGAAACCGGCGCTCTGGCCGTGGGATCGCCCCTCCGCCAAGGACAGACCGTCCAGTTCCACCTGCGCGACGCGCGGAGCTCCACGGAGGACCTCCGGGCCGTGTTTCATCAGGCCGGAACGGCAAAAATGGAAACCCGCGGCGCTCTGCTGTTTTCCTGCGTGGGGCGGGGGCAAGCGCTTTTCGGAGAGCCGAACCACGATTCCGGTTTTTTCCGTCAGAACGTGGGGCCGGTCCCGCTGGGGGGCTTCTTTTGCAACGGCGAAATCGGGCCCGTGGGCGGGACCACCTACCTGCACGGATACACCAGCTGTTTCGGATTGTTCCGGCCAAAGAAATGA
- a CDS encoding MTH1187 family thiamine-binding protein: MVLLEFSMFPIGQGESVGKYVARSLDIVDRSRVPYRLNAMGTVLEGEWDTVFKVVKKCFERMRRDCPRLAVTLKVDYRRGRRGALEGKTRAVEKRLGRRLRTG; encoded by the coding sequence ATGGTTCTTCTGGAATTCAGCATGTTTCCTATAGGTCAGGGCGAGAGCGTGGGAAAATACGTCGCGCGGTCTTTGGACATTGTGGATCGGAGCCGCGTTCCCTATCGGTTGAACGCCATGGGCACCGTTTTGGAGGGGGAATGGGATACGGTTTTCAAGGTCGTCAAGAAATGTTTTGAGAGAATGCGCCGGGATTGCCCCCGCCTGGCGGTCACCCTCAAGGTGGACTACCGTCGGGGCCGGCGGGGCGCCCTGGAGGGGAAGACCCGCGCGGTGGAGAAACGGCTCGGTCGGCGGCTCCGGACCGGTTGA
- a CDS encoding NYN domain-containing protein has protein sequence MAHFVIDGYNVICQSEVLASGALRDRREKLLRFIEDRRPQGSASHRVTVVFDGRADVSSPGWPGTTRVIFSPGKDADQVIKDLVDELSNPAEAVVVTDDRAIQRWVRGVGARVLAVKDFLSAGAGPSKPRSAGRLDPKDVDAINEELWNLWKLK, from the coding sequence GTGGCCCACTTCGTCATCGATGGCTATAATGTGATTTGCCAGTCGGAGGTTCTGGCTTCCGGCGCGCTTCGGGACCGGCGGGAGAAACTTTTGCGTTTTATCGAAGACCGCCGTCCCCAGGGAAGCGCTTCCCACCGCGTCACGGTGGTTTTCGACGGTCGGGCCGACGTTTCCTCCCCGGGTTGGCCGGGAACCACGCGGGTGATCTTTTCGCCGGGCAAGGACGCGGACCAAGTGATCAAAGACTTGGTGGACGAACTGTCGAACCCCGCGGAGGCCGTGGTCGTCACCGACGATCGCGCCATCCAGCGCTGGGTGCGCGGGGTGGGCGCTCGGGTGTTGGCGGTGAAGGATTTCCTTTCCGCCGGGGCGGGCCCGTCCAAACCGCGCTCCGCCGGGCGGCTGGATCCCAAAGACGTGGACGCCATTAACGAGGAGTTGTGGAATCTGTGGAAGCTGAAATAG
- the sfsA gene encoding DNA/RNA nuclease SfsA, translating into MVFSPSLAFGVLIKRYKRFLADVRLDSGRVITAHCPNTGSMKSCSEPGRPVALSYHPDPGRKHRYTWEMIRMDAGWVGVNTGIPNGLAARAAQYGMIPEFISYPTVRREVRTGVHSRLDLCLEGPPGRLWVEIKRVSWAEGDAIRFPDAVSERGTKHLEELIRVAVKGDRAALLFVVQRPDGTIFRPADDIDPVYGDTLRRAEERGVEILVYRAIVAPDRVRWGGPVPKDLSPITRKG; encoded by the coding sequence ATAGTTTTCTCGCCTTCGCTGGCGTTTGGGGTTCTCATTAAAAGGTACAAACGGTTCTTGGCCGATGTGCGCCTGGATTCCGGCCGGGTCATCACGGCGCACTGTCCGAACACCGGGAGCATGAAAAGTTGTTCCGAGCCCGGCCGGCCCGTGGCGCTCAGTTACCACCCCGACCCGGGACGAAAACACCGCTACACTTGGGAGATGATCCGGATGGACGCCGGCTGGGTAGGGGTGAATACGGGGATCCCGAACGGTCTGGCCGCTCGGGCGGCCCAATACGGGATGATCCCCGAGTTCATCAGCTATCCCACCGTGCGTCGCGAGGTTCGCACCGGGGTCCACAGCCGCTTGGATCTTTGTCTCGAGGGCCCCCCGGGCCGGTTGTGGGTGGAAATCAAAAGAGTGAGCTGGGCCGAGGGCGACGCCATCCGGTTCCCCGACGCGGTGTCGGAGCGGGGAACGAAACATTTAGAGGAACTGATCCGCGTGGCAGTAAAAGGCGACCGGGCGGCGCTCCTGTTCGTGGTCCAGCGGCCGGACGGAACAATTTTCCGGCCCGCCGACGACATCGACCCGGTTTATGGGGACACTCTCCGCCGGGCCGAAGAGCGGGGGGTTGAAATTTTGGTTTATCGAGCCATCGTCGCGCCCGACCGCGTCCGCTGGGGCGGTCCGGTCCCCAAAGATTTGTCGCCCATTACGAGGAAAGGATGA
- a CDS encoding YbaB/EbfC family nucleoid-associated protein has protein sequence MFEKMKQLMDMRKMAQEAERRLGETRVEKSALGGKLRIVVDGNHRVESLFIDDSLLNPAQKTVVEKALAALLTETAEAVKREAASKAMEMMKGMKLPGM, from the coding sequence ATGTTTGAAAAAATGAAGCAGTTGATGGACATGCGCAAGATGGCCCAGGAGGCGGAACGGCGCTTGGGGGAAACCCGGGTGGAGAAGTCCGCTTTGGGTGGAAAACTTCGGATCGTGGTAGACGGGAACCACCGGGTCGAAAGCCTTTTCATTGATGACAGTTTATTAAACCCGGCCCAAAAAACGGTGGTCGAAAAGGCTCTGGCGGCCCTCCTCACCGAAACCGCCGAGGCCGTCAAGCGGGAGGCCGCTTCGAAAGCCATGGAAATGATGAAAGGGATGAAACTTCCCGGCATGTAG